Below is a genomic region from Sinorhizobium meliloti.
AGGAAATAGACGGGATTTCCTACGGCGCCTTCATCACGCCCGGGTTGATGATGCTGACGCTTCTGACGCAGTGCATCGGCAACGGCTCATTCGGTATCTATTTCCCGAAGTTTACCGGCACGATCTATGAGGTGCTGTCGTCACCGATATCCATGCTGGAGATTGTGCTCGGCTATGTGGGGGCGGCGGCGACAAAGGGGATGATGATCGGCACGATCATTCTTGTCACGGCCTCGCTGTTCGTCGATCTCAGCATCGCTCATCCCTTCGTGATGCTTTTCTTTTTCGTTCTGACGGCGGTGACCTTCAGCCTGTTCGGTTTCCTGATCGGCATCTGGGCGAAGGATTTCGAGCAGCTCAACCTCATTCCGATGCTGGTGGTCCCGCCGCTCGTCTTCCTCGGCGGCAGCTTCTATTCGATCGACATGCTGCCGCCATTCTGGCGGGCAGTAAGCCACTTCAACCCGGTCCTTTATCTGATCAGCGGCTTCCGATGGAGCTTCTTCGAGATCTCCGACGTAAATCCGCTCGCCAGCGCGGCAATTATTCTCGTCTTTCTCGCCCTCTGCATGTCCGCCCTGACATGGATATTCCGGACCGGGTACAAGCTGCGTAACTGAGGCTGGATCTGCTGGGGGCTCAGTCCCTGAGCCGAAGCTCGTCGCTGCGCATCTGCAGGAAGTCGAGGGTCGAGAGGAAGCTCATGCCGAGCAGGCTGCTGTCGAGTCGCCCCTCGGCCGCGACCATGGCGCGGATATTCGTCCGCCGGATCGGTCCGATGGCGATCTCCGGCAGGATGACCGGGGCCGCAAGTGCCGGCCCGTTCGCGGTCATGACAGTGATCGTGTAGCCGAGATCTGCGACCTCGAGACCGGCCCTGGCCGCGTCCTCATGGGTGAGCACGACACTGCTCGCACCGGTGTCCACAAGCATGCTGACCTCACGCCCGTTGATCGTCGCATCGGCGGCGAAGTGGCCGTCGATCCGCTTGTGCAGCACCACCTCCTGCTGACCCTCGCTGTCGGTGATGACCATTGCCCGGCCGGGCATAAGGCCCGCCAGTACCCGGTCGCCGACGGACTGGAGCTCGAAGCGGTAGACATAGAGTGCAACGAGGACGAGCGCGATCAGCAGCCAGATCGCGATCTGCGTCAGCCCTTCTCCCAGTGTTCGGCGGCTTCTGACGATACCAGCCGCAAAAAGCGTTGCCAGAGCGCCGAGGGCAACGAGCTGCCCGAAGTCGTCGTTGTTCATGCCGAAAGTTCGGCCGGAATCGTGATTGAGGATCAGCAGCACGAGGCCGATGCCGAGTATTGCGAGGAGGATGATCAGTCTGCTCATGCGCCGTTTCGTTCTCGCGCCATGCGCGACCGGCGCGTCTCCCGCCGCGGTTTGCGCTCGACCGTTTCCAGTCGCGCCGGCAAGGCCTGCATGATGCTGTGCCGTTCGGTGTCGGTGTAGAGCGTCCAGGCGCCGATCTCCTGACGTGTGCGCCCGCAGCCGAAACAGTAGCCGGTCCTATCGTCGATCGTGCAGACGAGAATGCAGGGAGATTCCATGATCAGGACAATGCTCTGCTGTTTCGTTCGAAAATATATCGGCCTTTCAGATGGCCAGTGCAAGAGCGCCCAGAACGGCGACCTCCGTCAGTTGCTGGGTTGCGCCGATGGTGTCGCCGGTATGGCCGCCGAGCTTGCGTGAGGCGATCCGGGTGAAGCCTGGCACGGCAAGGCCGAAAGCGGCGAACGAAAGCAGGACGGCGACGGTCGGGATGCCGGCGAGGAAAAACAGCACGAGCGCGAGGAGAACGCCCGAGCCGAGCGCAACCGATGTCGCCCCCGGCTCGGGAATGCCCGCCGAGGCGGCGACCCCGCCGCGGCGGGCCGGCGGAAGGCGGGACCAGTGCCAGACCATCGCGGCGCGGCTCAGCGCAGCGGTTGCCAGCAGCGCGATTCCGCCGCCTGTCGGCGTCAGCAGCGGCAGGAAGGCGGCAAGGGCGGAGACGCGAAGGCCGAACGAAAGAATGAGGGCAACCGCGCCATAGGTACCGATGCGGCTGTCCTTCATGATCTCCAGCGCGCTTTCCCGATCGCGCCCGCCGCCGAAACCATCGGCCGTATCCCCAAGGCCGTCCTCATGCAGGGCGCCGGTGACCATCGCCTGCACCGCGACGACGAGGAAGGCGCTGAAGAGCGAGCTCGCGTGAAGCGCGCCCAGAATGAACGCTATCGCGGCGGCAGGAAGGGTGATGAGGATAGCCGCAAGCGGGAAAGCGCGCACGGCGCGGCCGAGCCCGCCGTCATAGCCGTGGAAATATCGATCCGGCACGGGAATGCGGCTCAAGAAGGCAACCGACCGTGCGACGTCATCCCAGAGCTCGCGAATATCTGCCATCTCGTCTCCCGCATCCCGAATCGCCCGGCGTTCCGCGGGATCATGCGAGACGACGGCAATTGGCGCAAATGCCGTTGCCGCGGGCGGCCTCACACTCTATGACGAGCCCCGAGCGAGTTCACATTGCAAGGATGATCCATGAGCGCCAGCGGCCTGCCGTTTGATGATTTCCGCGAACTACTGCGCAATCTGCCGGGGCCGGACACGGCGGCACTCGTTGCGGCGCGCGAGCGGGACGGGCAATTGACGAAGCCGCCCGGCGCTCTCGGGCGCCTCGAGGAAATCGCCTTCTGGCTTGCCGCCTGGACGGGACGTCCGCCGGCGGTCAACCGGCCGCTTGTCGCGATCTTCGCCGGCAATCACGGCGTGACCCGTCAGGGGGTGACGCCCTTTCCGGCTTCGGTGACGGCGCAGATGGTCGAGAACTTCGCCGCCGGCGGTGCTGCCATCAACCAGATCTGCGTAGCACACGACCTCGGCCTCAAGGTCTTCGATCTGGCGCTCGATTATCCGACCGGCGATATCACCGAGGAACCGGCTCTCTCGGAGCGTGACTGCGCCGCCACCATGGCTTTCGGCATGGAAGCGATCGCCGGAGGCACGGATCTGCTGTGCATCGGCGAGATGGGCATCGGCAACACCACGATCGCGGCCGCAATCAATCTCGGCCTCTATGGCGGCACGGCAGAGGAATGGGTCGGCCCCGGTACCGGTTCGGAAGGCGAGGTGCTCATGCGCAAGATCGCTGCTGTCGAAAAGGCCGTTGCGCTGCACCGCGACCACTTGTCCGATCCGCTCGAAGTCATGCGGCGGCTTGGCGGCCGCGAGATCGCGGCGATGGCGGGCGCAATTCTCGCCGCGCGGATGCAGAAGGTGCCCGTCATCATCGACGGCTACGTCGCGACCGCGGCCGCGGCGATCCTCAAGGCCGCCAACCCGGCGGCGCTCGACCATTGCCTGATCGGCCATGTTTCAAGCGAGCCCGGTCACATGCGGGCGATCGAGAAACTCGGCAAGACACCGCTCCTGGCTCTCGGCATGCGGCTTGGCGAAGGCACGGGTGCGGCTCTTGCAGCAGGCATCGTCAAGGCGGCGGCTGCCTGCCACAGCGGCATGGCGACCTTTGCGCAGGCCGGCGTAAGCAACAAGGAGTAGGGCACGCTCCGGCGCTTGCTGTCGATTGGCCGTCATGCGTGCTATGCTCGTGCCGTGCAGCTATTGATGCGGGGCGGCTTCTCGCATATCCGGGAAGCGCCGGGTCATCGGTTCGGGCGGCCTCGCAATGCGGCATTGGTGCCGCCTTTGATTCGCCTCAATAGGAACGTCGAAGCTGTGCCATCTCCCAACCCGCGAGACGAAATGGACGCCAAGAACACTACCTCCCGCAACGGCACCGCCGCGCCGGTCCACAAGCATCGTGGTATCCGGCATCTTTTCGCCGCGGCCAGCTATTCCTTCGGCGGTGCGAAACGCCTGATCGGCGAGGCGGCATTCAGGCACGAACTCATCGCCTTCGCGGTCGCGATGGTCGCGTTCATGATCGTCGGCGCGAACCTGTTCCAGTACGTCGCGATGGCAATCCTGTTTCTGCTGATGATGGCCTTCGAGGCGATCAACACCGCGATCGAGGAGATCGTCGACCGCGTCTCGCCGGAGATCTCCGAAATGGGCAGGAACGCAAAGGATCTCGGCTCCTTCGCGTGCCTTTGCCTCATTCTCGCCAATGCGGCCTATGCGCTGTACGTGATATTTCTCGCTCGCTTCCTGGGCTGACCAGCAACGCGGCGCCGCATGCAGATGATCAGGCAAAGCTCCTTCGCCGGCGGGTGAGGGAAGGGACGTCCTCGACCGGGGGCAAGCTATGCAGTACGCGACGCGGCGGCAGGATGGCGATCGCCTCGGTGCCTTCCCGGAGTTTCGAGCGCAGGATGAACTGGCCGCCATGCTTGACGAGGATCGCCTGGACGATCGGCAGTCCGAGGCCGGTACCCTGTTCGGCGCTCTTGATGGCGATCGAACCCTGGCCGAAGGCGGAAAGGACGATCGGGATTTCCTCTTCCGGAATGCCGGGGCCGTTGTCCCTGATCGAAAGATATTGTCCGCCGCCGGCGGTCCAGCCGACCTTCACGCTGACCTCACCGCCCGACGGGGTGAACTTGACGGCATTCGAAAGAAGGTTGAGCGTCACCTGGCGCATGGCCTTCTCGTCCGCCCAGACAGACGGCATCGCCTGTTCGAACTGATGGCCGATGGTTATGTTCTTGCCGCGAGCGCGGAGCTGAACCATGCCGATGCAATCCTCGACGATCTCTGCCAGGTTTACCGCATCCTCGCTGAGCTCGTACTTGCCGGCTTCGATACGCGAAAGATCGAGAATTTCGTTGATGAGATTCAAGAGGTGCTCGCCGGAGCGATGGATGTCCAGCGTGTATTCCTTGTAGGTCGGGTTGCTGAGCGGCCCGAGTACCTCTGTCGACATGACCTCTGAGAA
It encodes:
- a CDS encoding ABC transporter permease, whose protein sequence is MNIEAVKSIYFFEMARTRRTLLQSVVSPVISTSLYFIVFGAAIGGRIQEIDGISYGAFITPGLMMLTLLTQCIGNGSFGIYFPKFTGTIYEVLSSPISMLEIVLGYVGAAATKGMMIGTIILVTASLFVDLSIAHPFVMLFFFVLTAVTFSLFGFLIGIWAKDFEQLNLIPMLVVPPLVFLGGSFYSIDMLPPFWRAVSHFNPVLYLISGFRWSFFEISDVNPLASAAIILVFLALCMSALTWIFRTGYKLRN
- the cobT gene encoding nicotinate-nucleotide--dimethylbenzimidazole phosphoribosyltransferase; protein product: MSASGLPFDDFRELLRNLPGPDTAALVAARERDGQLTKPPGALGRLEEIAFWLAAWTGRPPAVNRPLVAIFAGNHGVTRQGVTPFPASVTAQMVENFAAGGAAINQICVAHDLGLKVFDLALDYPTGDITEEPALSERDCAATMAFGMEAIAGGTDLLCIGEMGIGNTTIAAAINLGLYGGTAEEWVGPGTGSEGEVLMRKIAAVEKAVALHRDHLSDPLEVMRRLGGREIAAMAGAILAARMQKVPVIIDGYVATAAAAILKAANPAALDHCLIGHVSSEPGHMRAIEKLGKTPLLALGMRLGEGTGAALAAGIVKAAAACHSGMATFAQAGVSNKE
- a CDS encoding DUF1289 domain-containing protein; this encodes MESPCILVCTIDDRTGYCFGCGRTRQEIGAWTLYTDTERHSIMQALPARLETVERKPRRETRRSRMARERNGA
- a CDS encoding adenosylcobinamide-GDP ribazoletransferase → MADIRELWDDVARSVAFLSRIPVPDRYFHGYDGGLGRAVRAFPLAAILITLPAAAIAFILGALHASSLFSAFLVVAVQAMVTGALHEDGLGDTADGFGGGRDRESALEIMKDSRIGTYGAVALILSFGLRVSALAAFLPLLTPTGGGIALLATAALSRAAMVWHWSRLPPARRGGVAASAGIPEPGATSVALGSGVLLALVLFFLAGIPTVAVLLSFAAFGLAVPGFTRIASRKLGGHTGDTIGATQQLTEVAVLGALALAI
- a CDS encoding diacylglycerol kinase, giving the protein MDAKNTTSRNGTAAPVHKHRGIRHLFAAASYSFGGAKRLIGEAAFRHELIAFAVAMVAFMIVGANLFQYVAMAILFLLMMAFEAINTAIEEIVDRVSPEISEMGRNAKDLGSFACLCLILANAAYALYVIFLARFLG
- a CDS encoding TIGR02281 family clan AA aspartic protease, yielding MSRLIILLAILGIGLVLLILNHDSGRTFGMNNDDFGQLVALGALATLFAAGIVRSRRTLGEGLTQIAIWLLIALVLVALYVYRFELQSVGDRVLAGLMPGRAMVITDSEGQQEVVLHKRIDGHFAADATINGREVSMLVDTGASSVVLTHEDAARAGLEVADLGYTITVMTANGPALAAPVILPEIAIGPIRRTNIRAMVAAEGRLDSSLLGMSFLSTLDFLQMRSDELRLRD